In Nitratireductor mangrovi, the genomic window TGACCAACGACTATGTGTGGGGCCACGACACCGCCGCGGCGACGCGCAAGTTGCTCGAGGAGTATGGCGGCACGGTCACGGAGGAAATTCTGGTTCCGCAGGGCACTCGCGATTTCAGTGCCGCCCTGCTCAAGATCCAGCAGTCGGGCCCGGATGTCGTGTCGGCGGCAGTCGGCGGCGACGACCAGAAGGCCATGCGCCAGCAGGTGGCCCAGCTCGGCATGGGAGAGAAGCCGGCCTGGATCAACAGCCAGCAGGATTGGCCGGATGTCTATGGCCTGCCGCTCGACAATCTCTTCGGCGTGTTCGGCACGACATGGTACTACAAGCTGGACCTGCCCGGCGTTGCCGACTTCGTCAAGAAGTACCAGGAGCGCTACCCCGATACGCAGATGCGAGTGCCCGGCAACGTCTTCTACAACGGCTACATGGCTACGCGTGAGCTGCTGGCAGCCATCGAGCGTGCCGGATCGACCAACAACATCGCCATCATCAAGCAGTTGGAAGGCCACAAGATGCCGGCGGCGGAACGCATGCAGCACGACGATGCGTGGATCGATCCGGTCACCCACCAGGTCCAGCAGACGATCTATCTGGCTACCGCGAACAGCGGGACGCAGGATGCCGACGACATGTTCAAGATCGTCAACCATTCCTCGCCCGACGCTGTACTCGACAGCGACGCCGCGGCTGCGTGCAAACTGGAATCTTATGAGGACACGCCGACCTTCGACGCGTAGTCTCCGAAAGATCCCATACATTGATCCGCGACCGGCCGCCGGCCGGTCGCGGATTCTACAGCCTGGAATATCATCACGATGATGGCCGTCCTGCCACATATTCTAAACGGCCTCACTCTCGGCCTGCTGTTTGCACTCATCGCGCTTGGTTTCACCCTGATCGTCGGCGTCATGGAGGTGATCAATCTCGCGCATGGTTCGCTGTTTGCGCTTGGCGCCTATTTCGCGCTGACCGTGCTGGGCGGCGACTGGCTGGGCGCCACCGCGGCGGCCGAGTGGTGGACGTCCCTGCCGCTGGCATCCCGCTACATTGCGGCGCTGATATTTGGCCCGATACTGGCGGCCGGTGCGGGCCTGCTTCTCGAAATGTGCCTGAGGCCGACATACGGCAAGGCACCGCTATACGGCCTGCTTCTGACGTTTGGCGCCGCACTCGTCATCGAAGAGGCAATTCGGCTCGTATGGGGCACCGGCGAGCAGCACCTGATGCTGCCGCGCTCCATCGACGGCGCGGTTTTCGTCGGCGGGCTGATCTACTCCAAGTACAAGTTTTTCGCCGCGGCGTTCAGCGCCGCGGCAATAGTCGCGGTCTGGCTGTTCCTGGAACGGACGCCGTATGGCGCGATCATCAAGGCGGGTTCGCATGACAGCGAAATGGTG contains:
- a CDS encoding ABC transporter substrate-binding protein: MSKKLISRRSLLGATATGGAIAAFAGPWKHNRVWAAGSDKPIKIGITSDASGQYANSGASDRRGMMMAIDEANEAGGVLGRKIEFVHLDTETTPATGSRVAERMISREECGFLIGAVSSGVANAISQVAQKYGVIYLNTNSSSPSESGANCHRVKFVWDGNGTNFAKAAVKNAIATYGKNWLLLTNDYVWGHDTAAATRKLLEEYGGTVTEEILVPQGTRDFSAALLKIQQSGPDVVSAAVGGDDQKAMRQQVAQLGMGEKPAWINSQQDWPDVYGLPLDNLFGVFGTTWYYKLDLPGVADFVKKYQERYPDTQMRVPGNVFYNGYMATRELLAAIERAGSTNNIAIIKQLEGHKMPAAERMQHDDAWIDPVTHQVQQTIYLATANSGTQDADDMFKIVNHSSPDAVLDSDAAAACKLESYEDTPTFDA
- a CDS encoding branched-chain amino acid ABC transporter permease, with translation MMAVLPHILNGLTLGLLFALIALGFTLIVGVMEVINLAHGSLFALGAYFALTVLGGDWLGATAAAEWWTSLPLASRYIAALIFGPILAAGAGLLLEMCLRPTYGKAPLYGLLLTFGAALVIEEAIRLVWGTGEQHLMLPRSIDGAVFVGGLIYSKYKFFAAAFSAAAIVAVWLFLERTPYGAIIKAGSHDSEMVRALGYDLSRLRLLVFGFGASLAGLAGVVMVPIWGLRPHVGIDVVIPAFLIIVVGGIGSFWGAVVAAIMVGLAVGLTGAYAGAWATMSMYILLILVVGFRSRGLLGRKSALEN